The following are encoded in a window of Bacteroidota bacterium genomic DNA:
- a CDS encoding RloB domain-containing protein has translation MPGRLRIKNEFGKRAIEPESQNTKEVYLISIASEGKTEEQYFDGIHDLDSSEIIKVERLEKRDETDTKSHPNHVIDLLDERKEYWIEHGIEANELWMVVDRDRQNVSKEQLNSIIDKCKLEGYNLALSNPTFELWLLLHLTDLQKYSLDGLINNDKVNKTRRFIDKELSIILKGYNKKNLKFERFENGINDAIIRAKNMQVNNENLINELGTSVCLLIEKLIK, from the coding sequence ATGCCAGGTAGATTGAGGATTAAAAATGAATTTGGGAAAAGGGCTATAGAACCTGAAAGCCAGAATACAAAAGAAGTTTACCTTATTTCAATAGCCAGTGAAGGCAAAACAGAGGAGCAATATTTTGATGGTATTCATGATTTAGATTCTTCCGAAATCATCAAGGTTGAAAGACTTGAAAAGAGAGATGAAACTGATACAAAAAGTCATCCAAATCATGTGATTGACTTGCTTGATGAAAGAAAAGAATATTGGATTGAACATGGTATTGAAGCCAATGAATTGTGGATGGTGGTTGACAGAGACAGGCAAAATGTTAGTAAGGAACAACTAAACTCTATTATTGATAAATGTAAATTAGAGGGTTATAATCTTGCATTGTCAAATCCAACATTTGAATTATGGTTACTTTTGCATCTTACTGATTTACAAAAATATTCCCTTGATGGTTTGATAAATAACGATAAAGTGAATAAAACCAGACGTTTTATAGACAAAGAACTTTCAATTATTCTGAAAGGATATAATAAAAAGAACCTGAAATTTGAAAGGTTTGAAAATGGAATAAATGATGCCATTATTCGAGCAAAGAATATGCAAGTCAACAATGAAAATTTGATTAATGAATTAGGCACAAGTGTATGCTTACTAATTGAGAAATTGATAAAATAA
- a CDS encoding ATP-binding protein, which translates to MLIRFNVENFMSFNEKSEFSLIANKERRLSTHYHKGKGISILKSGVIYGANASGKSNFVKAIDFSRRIIVNGINKLNPVNCHYRLKKDNINVPTIFQYEFKSGNKYYSYGFALILKDNQIIEEWLYEIGQNKEKKIFDRFINSENKHEIDIAIKLSSKAKKRFDVYREDFQNSDNLLFLNEMNRKSINDFSEAIDFKNVYDWFEKKLTVVFPKSKYSGLNFIGDDDEMSKIFNSFLNIFQTGIQNVTSEEIDLESFDIPKQIKEDLTKNIEKVKSIIFEINGITYSLRRNTQNEYKVKKIGLEHINNFESPIVFDIEDESDGTQRLFDFIPALHEMTKTDSVFIIDELDRSLHSKLTYGIFEIFLELTKNNESQMIVTTHESLLMDLELLRRDEIWFIEKNKNQSRLFSLDEFKVRNDKIVRKDYLLGRYGAIPIFKSFKNLNF; encoded by the coding sequence ATGCTAATTAGATTTAATGTTGAGAATTTTATGTCGTTTAATGAAAAATCTGAATTTTCATTAATAGCCAATAAAGAAAGAAGGCTTTCTACTCATTATCATAAAGGGAAAGGAATTAGTATTTTAAAGTCAGGAGTAATCTATGGTGCAAATGCTTCTGGGAAATCCAATTTTGTAAAAGCAATAGACTTCTCAAGAAGAATAATTGTAAATGGAATAAATAAACTTAATCCCGTAAATTGCCATTACCGCCTAAAAAAAGATAATATCAATGTGCCAACAATTTTTCAATATGAATTCAAATCAGGGAATAAATATTATTCATATGGATTTGCATTAATATTAAAGGATAATCAGATAATTGAAGAATGGTTATATGAAATAGGACAAAACAAAGAAAAGAAAATATTTGACAGATTTATAAATAGTGAAAACAAACATGAGATTGATATTGCTATTAAATTAAGTTCAAAAGCAAAAAAGAGATTTGATGTATATCGAGAGGATTTCCAAAATTCTGATAATCTACTTTTTTTGAATGAAATGAACAGAAAGAGTATTAATGACTTTAGTGAGGCGATTGACTTCAAGAATGTTTATGACTGGTTTGAAAAGAAGCTTACTGTCGTATTTCCTAAGTCCAAATATTCAGGTTTGAATTTTATTGGTGATGACGATGAAATGTCCAAGATATTCAACAGTTTTCTTAATATTTTTCAAACCGGAATTCAAAATGTAACATCTGAAGAAATAGATTTAGAAAGTTTTGATATACCAAAGCAAATAAAAGAAGATTTAACGAAGAATATTGAAAAAGTGAAATCTATTATTTTTGAAATTAATGGAATCACATATTCTTTAAGACGAAATACCCAAAATGAATATAAGGTAAAAAAAATAGGTTTGGAACATATCAATAATTTTGAATCTCCAATTGTTTTTGATATTGAAGACGAATCTGATGGGACACAAAGATTATTTGATTTCATACCTGCATTACATGAAATGACAAAAACTGATTCTGTATTTATTATTGATGAACTAGACAGAAGTTTACATTCAAAATTAACCTATGGAATCTTTGAAATTTTTCTTGAATTAACAAAGAATAATGAAAGTCAAATGATTGTAACAACTCATGAATCATTATTGATGGACTTGGAACTATTACGTAGAGATGAAATCTGGTTTATTGAAAAAAATAAAAATCAGTCGCGATTATTTTCATTGGATGAATTTAAAGTAAGGAATGACAAAATAGTTCGAAAAGACTATTTGCTTGGTAGATATGGTGCGATTCCAATATTCAAGAGTTTTAAAAACTTAAATTTCTAG
- a CDS encoding glycoside hydrolase family 97 protein: MNKINFMAVYFLLISIVACNQKKDIAIVSSPNKENSIEFQLSSGGTPCYLVRHNNKIVIDSSSMGFDFKNQAPLENGLKIIGTSIKEINESWEMPWGEQKKVNNHYNQLIIKLEEISSPKRQLNIHFKAYDDGIGFRYEFLNQKGVDSLIIMDENTEFQLTGDHTAWWTPGDWDIYEHLYNTTKVSEIDALALKKEQWLAQTYIPENAVNTPVTMRTSDGLHLSFHEANLTDYAGMTIKVDNESLKLTSELVGSDRLGYKVKRALPFKSPWRTIQIADNATDLIESKLILNLNEPNKIGDVSWFVPKKYVGIWWEMHIGKSTWDMKSGMHGATTENAKKYIDFAAANNISGILVEGWNTGWEHWIGFEDREGIFDFVTPYSDYNIKEVIDYAKEKGVEIIMHHETSGAPRTYVQQLDTAYQMMNKLGIHSVKTGYVGKLIPKGEYHHGQWMVNHYRKVLETGAKYKVAINAHEPIKATGIRRTYPNAIAREGLRGQEFNAWAGDGGNPPEHLAIVAFTRMLAGPIDFTPGVFDISLPTKENNQINTTLAQQLALYVVIYSPIQMACDLPDNYENQAAFQFIKDVGVDWEQTHVLNGEVGDFVTIARKEKGTENWFLGSITDENEREITIDFDFLDKEKTYQAVIYKDGEEAHYKNKPLDIKIEQMEIQKGDTKTFLLAAGGGLAISLKWIKLNK; the protein is encoded by the coding sequence AAGAACCAAGCACCATTAGAAAACGGATTGAAAATTATTGGAACATCTATCAAAGAAATAAACGAAAGCTGGGAAATGCCTTGGGGTGAACAAAAAAAAGTGAACAATCACTACAATCAACTAATCATAAAACTGGAAGAGATCTCTTCACCAAAGCGACAGTTAAACATTCATTTTAAAGCTTATGATGATGGAATTGGATTTCGATATGAGTTTTTGAATCAAAAAGGAGTAGATAGTCTGATAATAATGGATGAAAATACTGAATTTCAACTTACCGGCGATCATACAGCATGGTGGACTCCAGGGGATTGGGATATTTATGAGCATCTGTACAACACAACAAAAGTGTCTGAGATTGATGCTCTCGCTCTTAAAAAAGAACAATGGTTAGCTCAAACTTATATTCCTGAAAATGCTGTAAACACTCCTGTTACAATGCGAACTTCCGATGGATTGCATTTGAGTTTTCATGAAGCCAACCTAACAGACTATGCCGGGATGACAATAAAAGTAGATAATGAGTCATTAAAACTTACCAGTGAATTGGTAGGATCCGATAGATTAGGCTATAAAGTTAAAAGAGCCCTACCATTTAAATCACCTTGGAGAACAATACAAATTGCCGACAATGCTACTGACTTAATAGAATCAAAATTGATTTTGAATTTGAATGAACCAAATAAAATTGGTGATGTGAGTTGGTTTGTACCAAAAAAATATGTGGGCATATGGTGGGAAATGCACATTGGGAAATCTACTTGGGATATGAAAAGTGGAATGCATGGAGCAACAACAGAAAATGCTAAAAAATATATTGACTTTGCAGCAGCAAACAATATTTCAGGCATATTAGTTGAAGGATGGAACACAGGTTGGGAACATTGGATAGGTTTTGAAGACAGGGAAGGAATCTTTGATTTTGTAACACCATATTCCGACTATAATATTAAAGAAGTTATTGATTATGCTAAAGAAAAAGGAGTTGAAATTATTATGCACCACGAAACATCCGGTGCACCGCGGACCTACGTGCAGCAATTAGATACAGCATATCAAATGATGAACAAATTAGGAATTCATTCTGTGAAAACCGGTTATGTAGGAAAATTAATTCCAAAAGGTGAGTATCACCACGGACAATGGATGGTCAATCATTATAGAAAAGTTTTAGAAACTGGTGCAAAATATAAAGTTGCTATAAACGCACATGAACCAATAAAAGCAACCGGAATCAGACGAACATACCCCAATGCAATTGCTAGAGAAGGACTTAGAGGTCAGGAGTTCAACGCTTGGGCAGGCGATGGAGGAAATCCACCCGAACACTTAGCTATTGTTGCCTTTACAAGAATGTTGGCAGGTCCGATTGATTTTACTCCAGGAGTATTTGATATTTCTTTACCCACAAAAGAAAACAACCAAATTAACACAACACTGGCTCAACAATTGGCATTGTATGTAGTGATTTATAGCCCAATTCAAATGGCATGCGATTTACCAGATAATTATGAAAATCAAGCAGCCTTTCAGTTTATAAAGGATGTAGGAGTAGATTGGGAACAAACCCATGTTTTAAATGGTGAAGTAGGAGATTTTGTTACAATTGCAAGAAAGGAAAAAGGAACAGAAAATTGGTTTCTGGGAAGTATCACAGACGAAAACGAAAGAGAAATAACTATTGATTTTGATTTTCTTGACAAGGAAAAAACCTATCAAGCTGTAATATATAAAGACGGAGAAGAAGCACATTACAAAAACAAACCACTTGATATAAAAATTGAGCAAATGGAAATACAAAAAGGCGATACAAAAACTTTTTTATTGGCTGCAGGAGGAGGGCTAGCTATTAGCCTTAAATGGATAAAGCTGAATAAATAG